Proteins found in one Quercus robur chromosome 2, dhQueRobu3.1, whole genome shotgun sequence genomic segment:
- the LOC126709621 gene encoding probable LRR receptor-like serine/threonine-protein kinase At3g47570, whose amino-acid sequence MASPSHLILQSTLLFVLIFCKCIFLEVESQSATLSIVTDKEALISFKSRIIEPFNPLSSWDQKNSPPCNWTGVVCNKSGQRVVGLDLSGFGLKGSISPHIGNLSFLRSLQLGQNQFTGMLPDQIVNLFHVRVLNLSSNRLEGVLPSNISQLTELQVLDLSENKNITGRIPEEVSYLKNLEVLKLARNYLYGAIPSAIGNLSSLINLNLGTNTLSGAIPSDLGRLQNLKELDLNINNFSGTVPPSIYNISSLVSLALASNNLWGEIPRDVGIKLPNLLVFNFCINKFTGKIPWSLYNLTNIKIIHVADNLLEGTIPPDLGNLPFLEMYDICFNKIVSEDGLSFITSLKNSTRLKFLAIGGNHLEGVIPGSIGNLSKALSKLYMGETHIYGNIPTSIVHLSGLTLLNLSYNSLSGEIPPEIGHLEELQMLVLAGNQLSGSVPNSLGNLQKLNQIDLSGNSLVGNIPTSFGNFQKLLSMDLSNNKFSGKITREIFSLPSLSTILNLSNNFLSGALPEEVSLLVNVVTIDLSNNLFSGNIPSSIRKSKSLQKLLLGRNVLSGPIPSTLEEVRGLDTLDLSSNQLSGSIPVELQNLQALQSLNLSFNNLEGVVPKGGVFGNLSKVHLEGNPKLCLYLACVKTQSNGRKVTKVIVITSVLVSLALCFILGSLFYLKRSKSKITRTSELVKGQHQMVSYNDLRQATGNFNPENFLGNGSFGFVYKGYLRQGIAVAVKVLDTQRTSSWKSFLAECEALRNVRHRNLVKLITSCSSIDFKNMEFLALVYEYLSNGSLEDWVNGKRKNANGDVLNVVERLNVAIDVACALDYLHHDCEVPVVHCDLKPSNILLSEDMTAKVGDFGLARLLMQRTDIEHSISRTNVLKGSIGYIPPEYGMGEKPSTAGDVYSFGIMLLELFTGKRPTHESFIGDLNLVRWVQSAFPANIMQVLDPEMLQLMSSLYHNDQPISPDVQHGCLIIILGVGLSCTVESSDGRISIRSALQNLKSARETLLNQLPLRMPN is encoded by the exons ATGGCTTCCCCATCCCATCTAATACTTCAGTCTACCTTATTATTTGTCCTTATATTTTGCAAATGCATATTTCTTGAAGTAGAGTCTCAGTCTGCCACCTTAAGTATTGTTACAGATAAAGAAGCCTTGATCTCATTCAAGTCTAGAATAATAGAGCCTTTCAACCCTCTGTCTTCTTGGGACCAAAAAAACTCACCCCCTTGCAATTGGACCGGAGTTGTGTGCAACAAGTCTGGCCAGAGAGTGGTTGGTCTTGATCTTTCAGGCTTTGGACTTAAAGGGTCCATCAGCCCTCATATTGGTAACCTCTCTTTCCTACGTTCCCTTCAACTTGGACAAAACCAATTTACAGGTATGCTTCCTGATCAAATTGTCAATCTTTTCCATGTGAGAGTTCTTAACTTGAGCTCCAACAGGCTAGAAGGTGTGCTGCCCTCAAATATAAGCCAATTGACTGAGCTCCAAGTCCTAGACTTGTCTGAAAACAAGAATATCACAGGAAGAATTCCTGAAGAGGTTAGCTACTTGAAAAATCTAGAAGTGTTAAAGTTGGCAAGAAACTACCTTTATGGTGCAATTCCATCAGCCATAGGTAACCTTTCTTCACTCATCAATTTAAACTTAGGCACCAACACTCTTAGTGGTGCAATACCAAGTGACTTAGGCCGCCTTCAAAATTTGAAGGAACTTGATCttaatattaacaatttttCTGGCACAGTTCCACCATCAATATACAACATATCCTCCCTAGTTTCTTTGGCCTTAGCTTCAAACAACCTATGGGGTGAAATTCCTAGAGATGTTGGAATTAAACTCCCAAACCTTTTAGTTTTCAACTTCTGCATTAACAAGTTCACAGGAAAAATTCCATGGTCTTTGTACAATCTAACCAATATAAAAATTATCCACGTAGCAGACAACCTTTTGGAAGGAACAATACCACCAGATCTAGGAAATCTTCCATTCCTTGAAATGTACgatatttgttttaataagatTGTTAGTGAGGATGGTCTTAGTTTCATTACTTCTTTGAAAAATAGCACTCGTCTCAAATTCCTTGCAATTGGTGGCAATCATTTGGAGGGTGTGATTCCTGGATCAATAGGCAATCTTTCTAAGGCTCTCTCAAAGCTGTACATGGGAGAAACTCATATTTATGGTAACATACCCACCTCAATTGTTCATCTTAGTGGCCTTACTTTGCTAaatttgagctacaattcaCTTTCAGGTGAAATCCCACCTGAAATTGGCCATTTGGAGGAATTGCAAATGTTGGTTTTGGCAGGAAATCAATTATCTGGTAGTGTTCCAAATTCCCTAGGcaatctccaaaaattaaaccaaattgATTTATCAGGGAATAGTTTGGTGGGTAATATACCAACAAGTTTTGGGAACTTCCAGAAACTTCTATCCATGGACTTATCCAACAACAAGTTTAGTGGAAAAATAACTAGAGAAATTTTCAGTCTCCCTAGTTTGAGCACTATTTTGAATCTGTCAAATAACTTTTTAAGTGGAGCTTTACCCGAAGAAGTATCTCTTCTAGTAAATGTTGTCACCATTGACCTTTCTAACAACCTTTTTTCTGGTAATATTCCCAGCTCAATCAGAAAAAGTAAGAGCTTGCAAAAATTATTGTTGGGTAGGAATGTACTTTCAGGTCCAATTCCTAGTACTTTAGAAGAAGTGAGAGGCCTTGACACTCTAGATCTCTCTTCCAACCAACTTTCTGGCTCCATTCCTGTTGAACTCCAAAACCTTCAAGCACTTCAGTCCTTGAACCTATCTTTCAATAATTTGGAAGGGGTAGTTCCCAAAGGCGGAGTTTTTGGAAATCTCTCTAAAGTCCATTTGGAAGGCAACCCAAAgctttgtttgtatttggcttGTGTCAAAACTCAAAGCAATGGAAGAAAGGTAACCaaagttattgttattactAGTGTATTGGTATCATTAGCCCTATGCTTCATACTTGGCTCACTGTTCTACTTGAAGAGAAGTAAATCAAAGATTACAAGAACTTCTGAGTTGGTGAAAGGACAACATCAAATGGTCTCATACAATGACCTACGTCAAGCAACTGGAAACTTCAACCCAGAAAACTTTCTTGGAAATGGGAGCTTTGGGTTTGTATATAAAGGCTATCTAAGGCAAGGAATTGCTGTAGCAGTTAAGGTCCTTGACACTCAGAGGACAAGCTCTTGGAAGAGTTTTCTTGCAGAGTGCGAGGCTCTGAGGAATGTAAGGCACCGGAACCTTGTTAAGCTGATCACATCATGCTCTAGCATAGACTTCAAGAACATGGAATTTCTAGCTCTGGTTTATGAATATCTGAGTAATGGCAGCTTAGAGGACTGGGTCAATGGTAAGAGGAAGAATGCAAATGGGGATGTGTTGAATGTTGTGGAGAGATTGAATGTGGCCATTGATGTTGCCTGTGCATTGGATTACTTGCACCATGACTGTGAAGTTCCAGTGGTGCATTGTGATTTGAAGCCCAGCAACATTCTTTTGAGTGAAGACATGACTGCCAAGGTTGGAGACTTTGGGCTAGCAAGGTTGCTGATGCAAAGAACAGACATTGAACATTCTATTAGCCGTACAAATGTTCTAAAGGGTTCCATAGGATACATACCTCCAG AGTACGGCATGGGGGAGAAACCATCAACCGCTGGAGATGTATATAGCTTTGGTATAATGCTGCTAGAGCTCTTTACTGGGAAAAGACCAACACATGAGAGCTTCATTGGAGACCTAAACCTAGTCAGATGGGTGCAATCAGCTTTTCCTGCCAACATAATGCAAGTACTCGACCCAGAGATGCTACAACTTATGAGCAGCCTTTATCATAATGACCAACCCATAAGCCCTGATGTTCAACATGGTTGCCTGATCATAATCCTCGGGGTAgggttatcttgcacagttgaATCTTCTGATGGTCGCATTAGCATTAGGAGTGCTCTACAAAATTTGAAGTCTGCAAGGGAAACCCTTTTAAACCAGCTCCCATTGAGAATGCCAAATTGA